From a single Gimesia fumaroli genomic region:
- a CDS encoding carbonic anhydrase, with amino-acid sequence MQKLVDGIHEFQRNYFSQDQKLFETLTEGQKPLALFITCSDSRINPNYLTQTKPGELFIQRTAGNIVPPYGTVHGGEAATIEYAVSALKVKDIIICGHSHCGAMSGLLDPALIEKMPAVKSYLEHAESTRRIVDENYTHIQEADRRLILTVQENVLVQIKNLKTHPSVAAAVGRGELKLHGWVYKFETGEVFNFHPDEGQFLPIQAEDIVLSDLELDRTLPPI; translated from the coding sequence ATGCAAAAGCTCGTCGATGGGATTCACGAGTTTCAAAGAAACTATTTTAGCCAGGATCAAAAACTATTTGAAACTTTGACTGAAGGCCAAAAGCCGCTTGCTTTATTCATTACCTGTTCTGATTCAAGAATCAATCCCAATTATTTGACTCAGACAAAACCAGGTGAGTTATTCATTCAGCGGACTGCTGGAAATATTGTCCCCCCGTATGGAACCGTCCATGGTGGCGAGGCAGCGACAATTGAGTATGCAGTGAGTGCATTGAAAGTGAAAGACATTATCATTTGCGGGCATTCTCACTGTGGGGCGATGTCTGGTCTGCTGGATCCTGCCCTCATTGAAAAAATGCCTGCTGTCAAATCTTATCTGGAACACGCTGAATCAACTCGCAGGATCGTTGACGAAAATTATACCCACATTCAGGAGGCGGATAGACGCCTGATACTTACCGTACAGGAAAACGTTCTCGTTCAAATTAAAAACTTAAAAACTCACCCCTCCGTTGCTGCTGCTGTTGGTCGTGGAGAGTTAAAACTACATGGCTGGGTATACAAATTTGAAACCGGCGAGGTATTCAATTTTCATCCGGACGAAGGCCAGTTTCTCCCGATCCAAGCTGAAGATATTGTCTTGTCAGACTTAGAATTGGATCGGACATTACCTCCCATTTAG